The Phoenix dactylifera cultivar Barhee BC4 chromosome 12, palm_55x_up_171113_PBpolish2nd_filt_p, whole genome shotgun sequence genome has a window encoding:
- the LOC103719319 gene encoding uncharacterized protein LOC103719319 isoform X2 translates to MDDFSAPSFSLGLDLDIADLPTEGEEDKEEEQRELPLPTPTQARGSPTFDLLSDEEFEEDLGLRETLIPNPDQDPPPPPPALKRLRRGPPAPPPPALKRLRRGPSPPPPPRPPSPAAPCPPCDGGGGGNRGPTIFTDVDDEIEEFSPQEERRHSQGGCSSVQSCNTRSSSKFLLHNRGILTSQQTSKLKTPKISPASDASTSTIVEQSSNKKLFPKLTISPLRKIYLLDSDSDDPSREDEYEDGKEVDKSQERRQATTMTRNRQEKSSLQANKVHGESFWKDLSCKKNMNLATPALDEICEEYFRSMKDQNSVQSKEENMNFCSSRIPDPDNFVEDFEDHHHQKHINGRTQQNRNLPNSQPPSYRYFYHSDASIRTLVQKRLPFFNPLGAEKYRGNQESGAENFDYMGQFGSRDVPRQARRSCEGRSEVSSKSRRKPNSDNLKEASHANGSWVNPRSCANIPKDAAKRRVRADGRQSGHWFTSEDGRKVYVAKNGEELTGQIAYKQYKKESGLGFRNSRKKGAVKKKKGDVGRVRRGK, encoded by the exons ATGGATGACTTCTCGGCTCCCTCCTTCTCCCTCGGACTCGATCTCGACATCGCCGATCTCCCCACCGAAGGCGAGGAAGACAAAGAAGAGGAACAACGAGAGCTTCCTCTCCCAACGCCGACGCAGGCAAGAGGATCTCCAACCTTTGATCTCCTCAGCGACGAAGAATTCGAAGAAGATCTTGGCCTACGAGAAACCCTAATTCCGAATCCTGACCaagatcctcctcctcctcctccggcccTCAAGCGTTTGAGAAGAGGCCCtcctgctcctcctcctccggcccTAAAGCGATTGAGAAGaggcccttctcctcctcctcctcctcggcctCCTTCGCCAGCTGCTCCTTGTCCTCCATGCgatggcggcggcggagggaaCCGTGGACCCACGATCTTCACCGACGTCGATGATGAGATCGAGGAGTTCTCGCCGCAAGAGGAGCGCCGGCATAGCCAAG GTGGATGTTCATCAGTACAAAGCTGCAATACTCGTAGCAGTTCAAAGTTTCTTCTACATAACCGTGGGATCTTGACAAGTCAACAAACAAGCAAATTGAAGACTCCAAAAATCTCACCAGCTTCCGATGCCTCAACATCAACAATAGTAGAGCAAAGCAGCAATAAGAAATTGTTCCCAAAATTAACCATCAGCCCCCTTAGGAAAATTTATTTACTGGATTCAGATTCAGATGATCCATCTCGTGAAGATGAATATGAAGATGGAAAAGAAGTTGATAAATCTCAAGAAAGGAGACAAGCTACTACCATGACCAGGAATAGGCAGGAAAAGTCATCATTGCAAGCCAATAAAGTCCATGGGGAAAGTTTTTGGAAGGACTTGAGCTGTAAGAAGAACATGAACTTGGCAACACCTGCTTTAGATGAGATCTGTGAAGAGTATTTCAGGTCAATGAAGGATCAAAATTCAGTTCAGTCTAAGGAAGAGAATATGAATTTTTGCAGTTCCAGAATTCCTGATCCAGACAATTTTGTTGAAGACTTTGAAGATCATCATCACCAGAAACACATCAATGGAAGAACTCAGCAAAATAGGAACTTGCCCAATTCTCAACCTCCTTCATATCGGTACTTCTACCATAGCGATGCAAGTATCCGAACATTAGTTCAGAAACGGTTGCCATTCTTTAATcctctaggtgcagaaaaatataGAGGAAATCAGGAGTCTGGAGCAGAAAATTTTGATTATAT GGGTCAATTTGGCTCCAGAGATGTTCCCAGGCAAGCCCGCAGATCTTGCGAGGGGCGTTCTGAAGTAAGCTCAAAAAGCAGAAGAAAACCAAACAGTGATAATCTTAAGGAGGCCTCACATGCGAATGGAAGTTGGGTGAACCCTAGAAGCTGTGCTAACATTCCAAAAGATGCTGCAAAAAGGCGAGTTCGTGCTGATGGCCGTCAATCTGGTCATTGGTTTACTAGCGAGGATGGAAGAAAG GTTTATGTCGCTAAAAATGGTGAGGAACTGACAGGTCAAATTGCCTATAAACAATACAAGAAG GAGAGCGGTCTTGGGTTCCGAAACTCAAGAAAGAAAGGTGCTgttaagaagaaaaaaggggacGTTGGACGAGTCAGACGTGGAAAATGA
- the LOC103719319 gene encoding uncharacterized protein LOC103719319 isoform X1, whose protein sequence is MDDFSAPSFSLGLDLDIADLPTEGEEDKEEEQRELPLPTPTQARGSPTFDLLSDEEFEEDLGLRETLIPNPDQDPPPPPPALKRLRRGPPAPPPPALKRLRRGPSPPPPPRPPSPAAPCPPCDGGGGGNRGPTIFTDVDDEIEEFSPQEERRHSQVVGGCSSVQSCNTRSSSKFLLHNRGILTSQQTSKLKTPKISPASDASTSTIVEQSSNKKLFPKLTISPLRKIYLLDSDSDDPSREDEYEDGKEVDKSQERRQATTMTRNRQEKSSLQANKVHGESFWKDLSCKKNMNLATPALDEICEEYFRSMKDQNSVQSKEENMNFCSSRIPDPDNFVEDFEDHHHQKHINGRTQQNRNLPNSQPPSYRYFYHSDASIRTLVQKRLPFFNPLGAEKYRGNQESGAENFDYMGQFGSRDVPRQARRSCEGRSEVSSKSRRKPNSDNLKEASHANGSWVNPRSCANIPKDAAKRRVRADGRQSGHWFTSEDGRKVYVAKNGEELTGQIAYKQYKKESGLGFRNSRKKGAVKKKKGDVGRVRRGK, encoded by the exons ATGGATGACTTCTCGGCTCCCTCCTTCTCCCTCGGACTCGATCTCGACATCGCCGATCTCCCCACCGAAGGCGAGGAAGACAAAGAAGAGGAACAACGAGAGCTTCCTCTCCCAACGCCGACGCAGGCAAGAGGATCTCCAACCTTTGATCTCCTCAGCGACGAAGAATTCGAAGAAGATCTTGGCCTACGAGAAACCCTAATTCCGAATCCTGACCaagatcctcctcctcctcctccggcccTCAAGCGTTTGAGAAGAGGCCCtcctgctcctcctcctccggcccTAAAGCGATTGAGAAGaggcccttctcctcctcctcctcctcggcctCCTTCGCCAGCTGCTCCTTGTCCTCCATGCgatggcggcggcggagggaaCCGTGGACCCACGATCTTCACCGACGTCGATGATGAGATCGAGGAGTTCTCGCCGCAAGAGGAGCGCCGGCATAGCCAAG TTGTAGGTGGATGTTCATCAGTACAAAGCTGCAATACTCGTAGCAGTTCAAAGTTTCTTCTACATAACCGTGGGATCTTGACAAGTCAACAAACAAGCAAATTGAAGACTCCAAAAATCTCACCAGCTTCCGATGCCTCAACATCAACAATAGTAGAGCAAAGCAGCAATAAGAAATTGTTCCCAAAATTAACCATCAGCCCCCTTAGGAAAATTTATTTACTGGATTCAGATTCAGATGATCCATCTCGTGAAGATGAATATGAAGATGGAAAAGAAGTTGATAAATCTCAAGAAAGGAGACAAGCTACTACCATGACCAGGAATAGGCAGGAAAAGTCATCATTGCAAGCCAATAAAGTCCATGGGGAAAGTTTTTGGAAGGACTTGAGCTGTAAGAAGAACATGAACTTGGCAACACCTGCTTTAGATGAGATCTGTGAAGAGTATTTCAGGTCAATGAAGGATCAAAATTCAGTTCAGTCTAAGGAAGAGAATATGAATTTTTGCAGTTCCAGAATTCCTGATCCAGACAATTTTGTTGAAGACTTTGAAGATCATCATCACCAGAAACACATCAATGGAAGAACTCAGCAAAATAGGAACTTGCCCAATTCTCAACCTCCTTCATATCGGTACTTCTACCATAGCGATGCAAGTATCCGAACATTAGTTCAGAAACGGTTGCCATTCTTTAATcctctaggtgcagaaaaatataGAGGAAATCAGGAGTCTGGAGCAGAAAATTTTGATTATAT GGGTCAATTTGGCTCCAGAGATGTTCCCAGGCAAGCCCGCAGATCTTGCGAGGGGCGTTCTGAAGTAAGCTCAAAAAGCAGAAGAAAACCAAACAGTGATAATCTTAAGGAGGCCTCACATGCGAATGGAAGTTGGGTGAACCCTAGAAGCTGTGCTAACATTCCAAAAGATGCTGCAAAAAGGCGAGTTCGTGCTGATGGCCGTCAATCTGGTCATTGGTTTACTAGCGAGGATGGAAGAAAG GTTTATGTCGCTAAAAATGGTGAGGAACTGACAGGTCAAATTGCCTATAAACAATACAAGAAG GAGAGCGGTCTTGGGTTCCGAAACTCAAGAAAGAAAGGTGCTgttaagaagaaaaaaggggacGTTGGACGAGTCAGACGTGGAAAATGA